One window from the genome of Sphingomicrobium arenosum encodes:
- a CDS encoding GNAT family N-acetyltransferase: protein MSEGNEVRFRAPEAEDIEQLSALGAETFRESHGDQYTAEDLDAFVSQVFDADAVRGEWEDERYRFQVATRDEDFIGYCKLGPPSGDFDCDVELKQIFVRRAAYGSGAGAGLMDWALGEARAQGIERLGLSVWEGNGRAMRFYEKHGFERSGTIDFTVGEKVETDLVMIRRFD, encoded by the coding sequence ATGAGCGAGGGTAATGAGGTGCGGTTTCGCGCGCCCGAGGCCGAGGATATCGAGCAACTTTCGGCGCTCGGCGCCGAGACGTTTCGTGAGAGCCATGGCGACCAATATACGGCGGAGGATCTCGACGCCTTCGTGTCGCAGGTGTTCGACGCGGACGCGGTGCGCGGCGAGTGGGAGGACGAGCGCTATCGCTTCCAGGTCGCGACCCGAGACGAGGATTTCATCGGCTATTGTAAGCTGGGGCCGCCGTCGGGTGATTTCGACTGCGATGTCGAATTGAAACAGATTTTCGTGCGCCGCGCGGCTTATGGGAGCGGCGCGGGTGCGGGGCTGATGGACTGGGCGCTGGGAGAAGCGCGGGCGCAAGGGATCGAGCGACTGGGCCTCAGTGTCTGGGAAGGCAATGGCCGCGCCATGCGCTTTTACGAGAAGCATGGGTTCGAGCGGTCGGGCACGATCGATTTTACCGTGGGCGAGAAGGTCGAGACCGATCTGGTGATGATCCGCAGGTTCGACTGA